GCGGCCGCGGCGGGGGGGGTATTGGGCTGATGCCCTGTTTCATGGGCGACAGGGAGCCGGCCCTGCGTCGGCTGATGCCGCCGGTTTCCTCACTGCGCCGCGACATCTGGCTGGTGGTTCACCGTGACTTGCAGCACAACGCGCGTGTGCGTGCCGTGCTCCACTTCCTGGCCGAGCTCATCCAACTCCAACGCGAGCGCCCGCTCATCTCCGGGGAAGGGCTGTCCGCGCCCCCTCCCGAGCCCGCTGCCCCGGCTCGGACTCCGGGAACGTCTTGCAGGTCGAGGGCCCGGTCCGGATGAGCTCCGTCATCGGCCTGCTGGGAGTGTGTCTGGTGCTGGGAGGGCTCGCCCGGCGCAGTGGCCGCTTTCCGCCTCAGACGGCCCAGGTGCTCAACACCTTCGTCATCAATGTGGCCCTGCCAGCGCTCGTGCTGCGCGTGGTGCACCGGCTGGAGTTCCGCCCCGAGCTGGTGGTGGCCGCCGCGTCGCCGTGGGTCATCTTCCTGGGAGCGGTGGGGCTCTTCCGATGGCTGGGGCCCCGCCTGGGGCTGGGACGGGCCTCCGTGGCCGCGCTCGTGCTCACCGGTGGGCTGAGCAACACGGCGTTCGTCGGCCTGCCCATGGCGGAGGCGCTGCTGGGGCGCGAAGGGCTCTCCGTGGCGGTGGTGGTGGATCAGCTCGGGACGTTCCTGGTGTTCGCGACGCTGGCCACCATCTTCGCCGCGCGGGCCGCCGCGGGGGACGAGGCGCTCAGCCGGGCGACGCTCCTTCGAAAGGTGGTGTTGTTCCCGCCCTTCATGGCGCTCGTCACCGCGCTGGCGCTGCACCCGTGGAGCTTCCCAGGATGGTTGGAGACGCTGCTGGAGCGGCTGGGCTCGACGCTGACGCCCCTCACGCTCTTCTCGGTGGGCTTCCAGCTCCAGCTCGCCGGGCTCCGCTCACGGGCCGGGGCGCTGACGCTCGGGCTCGGCTACAAGCTGGTGCTCGCGCCTGCCCTGGTGCTGCTCGGGCTGTGGGCGGTGCCGGTGGCTCCCATCGTCCGTGAGGCCATGCTGCTCCAGAACGCCATGGCGCCCATGGTGAGCGGCGCCATCCTCGCCGCGGAGCATGAGCTGGATCCGGACCTGGCCGCGCTCATGGTGGGCTTTGGCATTCCCCTGAGCTTCCTCACCGTGCCGCTGTGGCTGTGGCTGGCACCCCACATGGCGTGACTCGGCAACGGGCGCATCACGGAGTGTCACATCTCGCGGCATGAGTCCGCCATCTCCCCTCCATGTCAGACCCACCTGATAGGTTGGGCAAGCTTGGAAGGAGGAGGTTGGCGGAGATGGAACACAAGGGACTCGTCTCGAGAGTGTCCGAGCAGTTGGAGCGAATCATTGCGCGGGGCCAGCTCCCGAAGGGAGGCCAGCTCCCCTCGGAGCAGACGCTGGCGAAGCGCTACGGCGTCTCGCGAGCCACCATTCGCGGAGCGCTCCAGGACCTGGCAGCCCGAGGCCTGGTGGTGCGGCACCCTGGCCGTAGAAGTCGCGCGGCGACGCTGGACGAGGCACTGACGTTGGAGAGTCTGAGGCTGGTGCTGCCGGCGGAGGGCCCCGAGGCCGAGGGCAGAAGGCGGCTGCTGGAAGGGTTCTTCGCCCTCAAGCGCGAAGTCACGGTGGAGCTGCTGGCCGCCTGCTGCGAGCACGGACGTGCACGAGAGCTGACAGCGCTGGAGGATGGCTGCTTCGCGCTGGCGGACGAGACACGCTGGAACGAGGAGCGCCGAGCCTGGGTGCAGCGGGAGTTCGAGCTGCTGAGGCGGGCCGCCCGCGCCGCCGACCGTCCTGGGCACATGCTGCTCATCCAGTCGCTGGAGCGCTCGTTCTGGGGCATCGCGGAGTGGGTCCTGCCCCATCTGCAGCCCGGGGCCATCGACGCGTGGGCCAGGTGCGCCATGTACGCGTTGGGTGAGAGGGATGCCCAGTCGCTGCGACACCAGCTGCCGGCACTGCTCCGAGCTGCGGATGAAGGGCTGCTCGACAGCCTTGTGCCGATTCGCGAGGAGCCCACCCCACCCGAGCCTTCAACCCCTGCCTCGTCCGTTGAGGAGCCCGGGTCGGGCGCGGACTGTCCGAACCTGTCTACTTGTCAGACAGGTTCGGTCCAGGCGCTCGCCCCAGGGGAGCTCCACGCCGATGGGGCGCCAGCTCACGCGGACATGGGTTCAGGGCCGCTCTGTCCTGTGGACGCGACCGACCCGCTCTCTCCGTGCAAGGGTCACGGTTCATCCAGCAACCCTGGATGCGATTCCACCTCGGTCTCTTCTGGCGATGTGAGCGCGCCTCCTCCCGGCCAGCCGGACTCCCCGGCAGCCCTTCACGCCGCGCTGCCTCCTTCTTTACCGTTGGAACCAGGGCCTGATGGCAGCGGAGAGGCCGATGCTTCCATGTCCGGGAGCGAAGCAGGGCCGGGGACTCCCGAGAGTGGGAGCAGTATGCTTCCGGCCTGTGAGAGCCAGCTCCTGTCTTCTGATCGTGCCCCTGGTTGTGGCGTGCGCCGCGCCGGGTGTGAAGGGCGCGCCCGCGGAGAAGCCGCAGGTGTGTGTGCTCGATGCCGAACCTGAGCTCATCCCGGTGCCGGAGCCCATCGAGGGCGAGCTGAACGAGGCCTTCGAGCTGCCGGACTCGCCCGAGTGGTGGGCCCCCGCCCCCATGGACGAGGAGCGCACCCGGTACCGCGCCGCCCTCGTGGCTCGGCTCGGCAGCGAGCAGGCCGTGCTGCCTCGCGCCATCATCGAGCGGCAGCACGCCATCCATGTGAGGCTCTCGGGCGATGGGGGCCGCGAGGCCGAGAACACCGGTGCCGTCCTCGAAGGCCGGGCCGGTACCATCGCTCCCGCCTCATGCCTGGAGTGGCGCCTCTTCCAGCGTCAGGCCCGGCGCTTCCCCATGCTCGAGCGGCCCACAGAGATGGGCGCCTATGTCCTGCGAGGCCATGGGCGCATCCGCGTGTACCTCTCGGGAGCCGACCGCGTCGGTGGCAAGCTGCGCCGCGAGGTGAGCAGCCGCGTCGCCGAGGAGGTCGCCAAGGGCTTCGCCCCCGTGGCCCACCTCCACAACCATCCGTTCATGTTCGATCGCAAGCCCGGAGATCGCACCTGGGCCACCGAGGAGACGCGCGAGGATGTGGCCGGAGCGCTCGCTCCCAGCCTCACCGATGTGCAGGCCTACCGCAGCATGCGCGAGGCCTTCGGGCTGCAGGGGGCCTGGGTCACCAACGGGCTCGACACCGCCCGCTACTCCGCCGAGGACTTCGACCGGCTCTCGGCGTGGCCCTGAGTCAGCTCGCGCAGGAACTCCAGCAGCACCGTGTCGCGTACGCCCATACGCCTGGGCGGGAAGCGACGATCGACGCGGTAGCCCTGGCGCTCCCAGAAGCGCCGCCCCGCCTCGTTCTGCTCCGCGCAGGCCAGCCGCATCCGACGCGCTCCCTGTGAGCGCGCCCAGTCCTCCAAGGCTCGGAGCACGCGCTCGCCCTGGCCGTGGCCTCGCACCGCCGGCTCCAGGAGCAGCAGCCCCAGGTACCACTCGCCCGGCTCACGGTAGTCCCGCGCCACATCCAGCACCCCGCACAGCCGAGGGCGCGGCGTGAAGAGGCCGAAGATGAGCTTGTCCGCCAGTGTCTTGCCCGGGGGCAGCATCCGCAGCAGCTGACTCGCCTCGTCCGGAGCGGCGGGCTGGCCGTAGATGAGCTCGTGGTAGTCGGTGCACGCCTCGCACAGCGCCTGCAATGCCGCTGTGTCGTTCTCGTCGATGCGACGCGCCGTCAGGCCGGAGTCCGGGGGAAGCAGGAGCACTCCATGACTCTCGCACAGGCAGCCGGATGGAGCAGCGGGTTCAGCGGGGAGCAGGGGACTCGATGCCCCTGCCCCTTCTCCGCCCTCTCACGCGGAGAGCGGAGGTGGGGCACTACGCGTTGGCCGTGGCCGAGTACGACAGCTCCAGGCCGTTGCCCTTCACCTTCATTCGCGGCTTCGACAGCCAGTGGCACTTCGGGCAGTAGCTGTGTGCCCCCGCGGAGGTCGCACGGATGGTCACCTCACCTCCGCACAGCAGACACCCCTCGGGGAGGGTGAACTCAGCGAACCGGTCGCCGTTGATCTCTGGAATCATCATGTCTTTGACGTAACGCAGAATTCGCGCATCACAAGCTGGCGTTTCGTCCAAGGCCGCATGCGAGCAGCCAGCCAGGCGAGCCAGCCTGAATTCCTTACCGTCCTGCTCCTAATGGTGGCCTCCGTACACTGCAACCCCCCGAAATGTCAGGCGCGGCCTGGCACGCGTCTTTCAAGGACCTTTCTCCACAGGGGGCAGGGTGATGGCGGACATCGAGCACGTGGTGCTCCTTCACGATCGACGCGGGTGGAGCGTGAAGGTGGTCTTGCGACAGGGAGGCTCACGGCGCTACCGCTATGGCAGCGAGGCCCAGGCGCGCTTCTTCGCCGCCGTGTTCGAGCTGGGGCCGCGGGTGCTGCCTCCCACGGCGCGCCCGAGCGCTCGCAGGCGGAAGCGCCACCTGGCGGCCGCACTCCCGGTGGGAGCGGCCGGGCCCGGTTGACAGGAGGGCCGCCCGTCGGCGGCTTTCCTCTACCCATGCGGGCGGGTTTCGGAGAGGCTGCGCATGTTCGGAGATGACCATGAGCGATCCTTCCAAGCCCTTCCTCCTTCCTCCCCACCGTGAGCAGATCACCTCGGAGCCCGATCCGGCCGGCCGCTGGTCCGACAAATTCCCGGACATGATCGGCTACAAGAGCCAGGGGGGCGGCAAGGTGCCCGCGGACTTCACCTGGCGCACCAACCCCAAGCAGTGGCAGGAGGAGATGACGCCGGAGACGCTGGCCACGCGCTACCAGAGCCTGCGCGTGCTGCCCGCCACCCGCGCCACTCCCGCGCTCCCCGAGGGCGACAAGAAGCCGTAGGCCCCCGGCGCGGCGCTCCTCAGTGGAACGGCAGCGCCGCGAGCTGCTCCCGGAACTGATCCACCGTCTCGCGCAGCGCCTTCTCCTCCAGCCCTTCGCTGGAGGCCCGGCGGCTCTTGCGCACGAAGGCATCGAAGGTGGCGGAGCGCCCGTAGAGGGCGCCTGCTCGCTCCAGTGCCTCCTGTAGCACCCGCTCGGCTCCCGTCGAGCCCAGCTGCAGGTGCATGGAGATCTGCTCGAGCTGCGCCCCGCACGAGCCCCACACCGCGCGATCGTGCGCCGTGAGCACCTGCGTGGTGAGCTCCTCGGTGATGCGCTCCAGCTCCGAGAGGAAGGGCTGCACCCGCCGCGGCAGCTCCTCCGGCTCCAGCCGCGCCGAGCCCGACACCTGCTGCAGCTGCTCGCGCAGCTCCAGGAGCTGGCGCTTGTCCCGCGTGCGCAGCGTCAGCGAGGCCGGCATCGTCACGAAGGACCCCAGGCTCTCCGCCACCTGGCGCGCCAGCGCGGGCAGGCCCTCGGGGGGCGTGCGGGCCACGCGCTCGAGCTTGCCCTGCAGCGAGCGGCGCAGATCCACCAGCGCGCCCCGCAGCGCCGCCGCCGCCGCCGTCTGCAGCCCGTAGCCTGGCACCACTGCCTCGCGGCTCACGTCCTCGAAGGCCGCCGCCGTCAGGTACACCAGGTCTCCAATCCTCGAGCGGAAGTCCAGACGCGAGGACTGCAGCTCCGTCATCAGCTCCCAGCGGTCCGTCACCACCTCCGGGCGCCGCACCCGCTCGCCCAGCTCCGCCACGCGCCGCGCCAGCTGCTCGGCGCTCTTCTGGAAGACGATCTCCACCTCCTGCGAGAGCCGCTCGTCCGCGCTCGCCGGCGGTGGCCTCCACCCGCTGTCGGCTCCCGCCGAGCGCTCGGGCACCGGGAACTGCTCGCGGATCACCGCGATGAGGTGGTTGACGTCCACCAGCGTGTCCCGCAGGGCCGGCGCCATCGTCTCCCACAGCGAGAGGTCCGCTCCGTCCGCCTGCTCGGCCGTGGTGGGCTCGTACTTGACGATGTTCAGGTGGCTCAGCTGATCGATGGCTACCGCCGCCGCCCGGTAGACACGCTCCAGCCGCTCGGCCAGGTGGCGGTCCGTCAGCGATTCGAGCAGCGCCTGGAGGCGCTCGGGCAGGGCTTCCTGAGGAGTTCGGGTCTTCACTGCGGGCATGGGGTCTCTGGGACCTTGTATGAAATGCGTGTCTGGAGAGACGCTAGCGCAGATCCGTGAAATCCCCTCGATCCATGCGCGACAGCGGGGCTAGACACGGGTCGCCGTCCTCCTCGGGAGCCTGCATGCGCCTGTGTCTGACCGCCGTCCTCGCCGCCCTCTGGGTGGGTTGCTCCACCACGCCTCCGACGCCTCCGGCGCCGCCTCCACCGCCCCCGCTGTCTCCCGAGGCCGCCGCCGTGTTCGCTCGCGCCGAAGCGCCGGGCCCTGGCGCCGCGCTGGTGGTGAACCTGGACGCGCTGGAGGAGCTGGGCCTGGTGGCCAAGGGCCCCACGCTGCGCCAGCTCGCGAACGTGGCCACCTTCGCCATGGCCCAGCTCTCCACCGGTGAGGACTCGGACGCGCGGCTGTTCGCCCGGGGCGCCGTCGTGAGCGCCCTGCTGCGCGAGTGGGCGAAGCTGCCCAGCCTGCGCCGCGTGGGCTTCGTCGTGCCCTCGGATCGCTTCCTCGAGGAGGGGCCGCCGGCGCTCGCCCAGACGGCCGTGGGCGCGCTCGCCGTGGATGAGGGCTCGCCGGACAACGCGCAGCTGCTCGCCGGCCTGGTGGCGCTCGTGCGCTCCGTGGCCGAGGAGCTCTCGCGCGAGGGCGCCGAGGTGAGCGTCTCCCTTCGCGGGCAGGACCTGTGCGTGGAGGGCGCAGAGCTGGACATGCCCCTGTGCATCCGGCCTCGGCGTGGGCTGCTGCTGTTCGGCTCTCCTACCGCGCTCACCGCCTTCGAGGCGCTGCCTCCCGTCGCCGCCCCCGCCGCCGCTCCCGGCCAGGCGCCGCTGCTGATGGGCTTCCGGCTGGAGCTCGGCGCCAAGGGGCGCGGTCGGCTGGCCCTCACGGGCCGGGACGCGGTGCAGCTGGCGCTGAACCTGGAAGGCGTGGCGCCCCGGGACGTGGGCACGCTCGAGGCCGTGACGAAGAAGGCCCTCTCGGACTACGACACGCACCAGTCGGAGGTGCTCCAGCGCATCGCCGCCGGGCTGGCCGAGGTGCAGCGCTCCATCGCCCAGGATGCCAATGCCCCCGCCTCGCTGAAGCAGGCCGCCAGCGCCCTCACCGCGCAGCGGGTGGTGGACGAGCAGGGCTACTGGGCCCAGACGCGCCAGTCGCTCCAGCTGAGCTCCGCGCAGGACCGCTTCTCCGTGTCCCTCACCGTGCCCTCCGGCGCGGTGAAGGAGCTCTCGGAGGCCATCGCCGCCGGCGGCGCGCCCGTGGCCGTGATGGGCATCCTGGGCGCGGTGGCCATCCCCAACTTCATGCGCTTCCAGAGCCGCGCCAGGCAGACCGAGGTGACGACGAACCTCAAGTCCGCCTTCACCTACCAGCGCGCCTACTTCCAGGAGAAGGACAGGTGGGGCCGCACCTTCGAGGAGCTCGGCTTCGCGCCGGAGCCGGGTCGGCGCTACACCTACTGCATGGGAAAGCAGTGCCTGCCGTGTGACGCGCCGGGCTGCAAGGTGTCTCCGCCGCCCTCGCCATGCCAGGGGCTCACCTCCGTGGGCCAGGGGCCTCGAGATGGCTTCTCCATCTGCGCCTACGCCAACCTGGACTCGGATGACACGTGGGATGTCTGGGTCATCGATCAGGACGGTGAGCCGCAGCACCTGAGCAACGACATGGAGTAGCGAGGCAGGCGGGCAGGCGCGCCGACCCCGACCCGGCATAGAGTGGGCTCGGGGAGGCAGACATGACCGTCCGGTCCCGCCGCTGGCTCATTGCTGGCGGCATTGGCTTGGCACTCGTCGGCGCAACGCTGGCCATCATCAGCTCGCGGCTGTGCCTGAGCGCGTGGCTCTTCCAGGGGGTGAACGTTCCGCAGTGCCCGGACGGGCGCCTCCGGCAGACCGCGGGCCTGCAGGCGGATGGGCTGGCGCGTGAGCGCTCCGGCACCGTGCGCGTCTGGGCCATGGCCCATGGCGTGGGCAAGGCTCGCAACGAGCCGCTCATGGCGCGCGTCCACCGTGTCGAGGTCCAGCTGCTCCTGCTGGACGCCGCGGGCAAGGAGACGCCGCTGAAGCCCGAGAAGGCCTGGGAGCCGTTCGACGATGACGGCCAGCTCTTCGCCCCGGTGAAGCTGCCCGCGCTGCCGGACGGCGACTACCGGCTGCGCGCTCGCGTGACGACACCGCTGGGCACCGACTCGGTGGAGGCCGCGCTGCCGCTGTACGCCCCCGCGCGGATCCACGTCCTGACGGACCGGCCCCTCTATGAGCCCGGCCACCGCGTGCGGTTCCGCGCCGTGGCCCTGCGCACCCAGGACCTGAGTCCCCTGGACGGGCGTCCGGGTACGTGGATGGTGGTGGATCCCCAGGGAGAGGTGGTGCTGGAGGAGCGCGTCCCCGCCGGCCCCTGGGGCGTGGTGTCCGGCGCCGTTCCCCTGGATCGCGGTGCTCCGACCGGTGCCTGGCGGGTGCGCTGGGTGAGCGGCTCCGACAGCGGCGAGGCCTCCTTCCAGGTGGAGCCCTTCACCCTGCCGCGCTTCCGCGTGGAGGCCTCCAGTCCGCGCCCCTTCTGGCGCGCCGGAGAGCAGCCGGCGGTGGAGGGGCAGGTGCTCTACAGCTCCGGGGCTCCCGTCGCGAGCGCGGAGGTGGCGTTCACGTGGGACCACTCCGGTGAGTGGCCGCCTCCCTCGGAGTGGTTCGACGGCGGTGGCCTGCCCTCCAAGGTGAAGACGGATGCGGCGGGGCGCTTCCGCGTCAGCCTGCCGCGCGTGCCCGAGGACCTGCGGGGCAAGGTGACGCTCTCCGCCGTGGTGACCGCCACGGATCCGGCGGGCGATGCGGTGCGCGGCGATGTGTCCCTGCTGCTCTCCGAGGACGCGCTCGACGTCTCCGCCGTGACGGAGGTGGCTGGTGGCCTGGTGGAGAACTACAGCAACCGCGTGTACCTGCGCGTCACCACCGCGGCGGGCGAGGTGCTCCCCGGCGCAGAGCTCACCGTGAAGCGCGCGTGGGATCCGAAGGATCCAGGCGTGAAGGCCATCGCCGACGAGGATGGCGTGGCCGCCCTGCAGCTCGACCCCGGTGTGGCCGTCAACGTGGTCGTCCCGGCGATGCCGGTGCGCCGCAAGCCGCTCCCAGCCCCGGTGCAGCTCACCAGCTCGGTCGACCTGCTCTCCGGCGAACAGGAGACCGCGCTGGAGGATCAGGTGGCCCTGGAGCGGTGGCTGCCCGCCTTCGTCCCGTGTGCTCGCTTCGTCACGCCCGAGACCAGCGGCTCCGAGGTCCAGCTCGCGGTGCGGGTGGGCTCCAACGGCGCGGTGGCGGATGTGGTGGCCGATTCGCGGCGGCTCTCGGCCTGTCTGGCCGAGGTGGCACGGAGCCGCGCGCTCTTGCCCGGTCGCGAGCGCATGCTGCGCCTGAACTTCGAGCTCGTCGATCCTCAGCTCCCCATGCTGGAGGTCTCCGCGGAAGCCGCCTCCGGTGAGCCGGTGGGGCTGCAGGAGGCGCTTCAGGAGGCGGCGCTCGATGCGCGCTCGTGTCTGCCCGCGAAGCTCTCGGAGTCGTCGGCGCTGCCGGCCACCCTGCGCTGGCGGATCCGCGCGGGACGGAAGGACGTGGAGGTGGGCTGGGTGCCCGCACGCAAAGAGGAGCAGGGCGAGGCCATGCTCCCCTCGTCGGTGCTTCCCTGCATCCAGGCCCGCTTCGCGCGCCTGTCGCTGCGGAGCTCGGACGAGGAGATGGAGGAGGGTGGAGAGGCGCTCCGCCCACAGGAGGCGATGGGCGTGGCGCGCTTCAGCGCGGAGCCCGCCGCGGGTGAGGACGGAGCGGCGCTGGCGCAGGACACCACCCGGCTCGGCTATGAGCTGCGGGTGAGCGCTCGGGTGGAGGGCAAGGACAGCGGCTCGACGAAGCTCTTCCTGCCGCCCACGCAGCTTCCCACCCAGCGGCTGCGGGCCACGCCGGTGCTGGCTCGCGCCGGAGAGGAGGTGCGCGTGGAGCTCTTGCGTGGCCCCGGCTTCAGCGGCTCGCTGCCAGAGAAGCTCTGGCTGGAGGCCGGCACGGCGCGGGTGGAGTCCAAGGTGGATGTGAAGGCCCGCGTGGCCAGCTTCCGCCTGCCCGCCGACTTCGAGGGATGGGCGCAGGTACGGTGGGACTCGGCCATCGCCCGCGTCTACGTGGCGCCCCGCGCGCAGCTCGCCCTGGAGGTGAGCCCGGAGAAGCCCGCCTACGCGCCGGGAGAGGTGGCCCGGCTGCTGCTGCGCACGCGCGTGGATGGGAAGGAAGGGCCCGCCGCCGTGGGCCTCTTCGGCGTGGATGAAGGCCTGGCGCAGCTCGCACCCCTGCCAGGGCCCGCGGCGCTCGCGAGCCTGCGGCCCGCGCCGACCCTGGACAGCCCTGCCTTCGGGGTGCTGGATGGACAGGCGCTCGCCATGGGGCGCATCCGTGGCGCCAACGCCGCGGCGGCCGCCCTGCTGCGCGTCAGCTCGGTGCCCACCGTGGAGGACGCCGAGCCGTCCCTGGCGCTCAGCGCCCAGGGCACCTTCGAGCCGGACGTGGAGCTGACGGAGCCTTTCTACCGGGTGCTCGCCGAGCTCACCGCGCAGGTGCGCGCCTGGGAGGAGAAGGCCCCCGAGGGCGAGACGCTCAGCCCCGAGGGCATGGCTCGGATGTGGGAGCAGGCGCTGGCGGCCTGCGAGAAGCGCGGCGAGCCCGTGACGGATGCGTACGGGCGCCGCCTGAAGCTGTCACGGCTGCCGTCGGAGCTGCTCGCCCTCACGGATCCACGCATGGTGGTGGTGGGCGGGACGCGGCTGTCCGAGGACGTCGAGAACTGGGGCGCGTGGGTCGCCCGGGAGGCGCCATGAAGCGCGCACTGCTCATTGTGGGAGTCCTGCTCGTCGGCATGCTGCTGGGCGTGCTCGTGACGAGCCTCGCCGGGAGCGCGGCTCCAATGATGATGAAGCAGGAGATGGCGGTGGCCTCCGCGCCACCCATGGCTCCCGCGCCCGAGCCCCTGGTCGCTCCGATCGAGGCGGCTCCCGGCGGGGGTGGCTATGGCGCCCGCACGCGGGGGGGCGTGGCCAAGAAGCCGAAGCCATTGATGGCCTACAGGGACGCCGCCCCGAGCGCGGTCGCCGAGATGGCGGAAGAGGAGGCGGTGCTCGATGCCGATGATGCGAAGAAAGGCGGAGACACCTCGGGTACGGAGGCGGCTCCGAGCCGCGCCTGGTTCCCCGAGACGTTCCTCTTCGAGCCCCTGGTGGTGACGGACGGAGCCGGACAGGCCACGGTGCCGGTGAAGGTGCCGGACCGGCTGACGCGGTGGCGGGTGCTGGCGCTGGCGCACTCGCGCTCGGGCGCGCAGGCCGGGGCCGTGACGAGCTTCGCGGGCACGCTGCCCACCTACGTGGATCCGGTGGTGCCCGCCTTCCTGCGCTCCGGAGACACCGTGCGCCTGCCCGTGCAGGTGGTGAACACCACGGGCGCCGCGGTGGAGCAGGCGCTGAAGCTGGAGGCCGCGGGCGCGGTGGTGGAGGGCGGCGGCTCGCGCACCGTGAAGGTGCCGGCCCAGGGCAGCGTGGTGGAGTACGTGACGGTGAAGGCCACCCAACCGGGCCCCGTCTCCGTGCGGGCCTCGCTCGGCTCGACGGACGCGGTGGTGCGCGGCTTCGACGTGATGCCCACCGGACGGCCGGTGAGCCAGACGCGCGGGGGCTCGCTGGCGGCGCCGCGCACGCTCTCCCTCGAGGGGCCCGCGGAGGTGGAGGCGGGCAGCGAGCGGGTGCGGCTGCTCGTATTTCCCGGCGCCCTGGGCGTGCTGCGCGCGGAGCTGTCCGCGGCCTCCGCGCGTGGCGGGCTGGCGGAGGATGCGTACACGCTGCTGCTGGCGGGGCGTGCGCCCTCGCTGCTGAAGACGCTGGGCGAGACGGCGGATGGCGAGGCCCTCAAGGCCATGTCCGCCGTGGCCGGCCAGCGGGTGATGCGGGCGGCTCGCGCGCCGGATGTACCCACCGCGGTGCTGCTGGCGCAGGCGGCGCTCACGCACCCGGACAACCCGGTGCTGGCGCGGCTGGGAGAGCGCCTGTCCGCGCAGGTGGCCAATGCCCAGCGCCCGGATGGCACCTGCCAGGGCGGCGACGGGTGGACGCTGCAGCGGCTGCTCGTAGCCACGGCGGACTGCGCCCAGGCGGTGCGGGCCGGTGCCGCCGTGTCGACGGCCAGCAAGCAGCGCGCCTCGGTGTTCGCCGTGCGAGCCATGGGCGCCTTCGAGCGCAACCTCTCGCGAGTGCAGGACGGGTACACCGCGGCGGCCATCCTGGCCAGCGGCGGGGTGACGGGCTCGCTGCAGGAGGCGCTGCGCGCCCAGGTGCGTGAGGCGCTGAAGACGCGCGAGGATGGCTCGGTGTACCTGCCCGTGGAGCTGGGAGTGGTGCGCGCGGACGGGACGCGGCCGGGCGAGGAGGAGTCCACGGCGCTGGCGGTGCTCGCGCTCGCCGGGGACGCGAAGGCGCCGATGGCGGACCTGGGCACGTCGCTGCTCGCGGGCTACCGCCCCGGGTGGGGCTGGGGGGATGGCCGCGCCAACCTCCTGTGCCTCCAGGCGGCGATGGCGCTCTTCTCGCAGCCGCTGCCCTCGCAGGTGCGGGTGGTGCTGGAGCGCGATGGAAGGACGGTGACGGAGGGCACCTTCGACGCCAAGGCCCTGCGGGACGTGCTGGCCATGGAGGCGGCGGCGTCCGGTTCGGCGGGGGCCCACACGTGGACGGTGCGTGCCGAGCCGGCGGTGCCGGGGCTGGGCTACTCGCTGACGCTGGGCGCGTACGTGCCGTGGAAGGCCGAGAAGGGCGCGGGGCTGGAGCTCGCGGTGAAGGCTCCCACCGAGGCGAAGGTGGGGATGCCGGTGGACGTGACGGTGCAGGCGGCGTCTCCGGCGGGCATGCCGCTCAAGCTGCGCTATGCGCTGCCGGCGGGCGTCCAGGTGGACACCCCGAGCCTCACCCGGCTCGTGGTGGAGCAGAAGGTGTCCTCCTATGAGGTGGAGGACGGGGCGCTGACGCTCTCGCTGCCGCCGCGAGGCGCGGGTGAGCCGTTCCAGGCCAGCTTCCGCGTGGTGCCCACGCTGGCGGGGACGCTGCAAGGTGGCGCCTCCAGTCTGTTCCCCGAGGCCCAGCCGGAGCTCGTCTCCTACGTGCCTCCCTCGCAGTGGACGGTGCGCTGAGCCGCCGAGCTGAGGACATGCCACTTGAGGTACGTCCTCCAGCTCTCGACGGGCGTCTCCTTCAGCTGTCGCTCGAGTTCGGCCAAAGGAGGCGGCTCCCCGAGGAGAAGCGGCGGGTGCCCCGAGGAGGTAGCAGGCAGCCGGAGACGCTCTGGGACAGTCGTACAACTTGTCGCCATCCCCTGGCCGCACGCTGAGTGGAGCGCATATTCCCAAGGTAGGCACACAAGGGGGTCACCATGACGAAACCGAGGGCATCATCCTGGGTGAGGCTTCTGGTGGGAGGACTCTGCGCGCTCGGGGGAAGCGCACACGCATTCGATGAGGCAGCAGCGGATCGCGCGCTCCAGTTCGCTCGGGAGCAGGTGCGCAAGACATCCGAGATGCCGGATATACCGACCCACCGCACCCCCAAGATCAGCACCGATGCTGGCGGCTGGACCCTGGTCCGCAACGACGATGCGGTGGCCTGGACCCAGGGGTTCTTCCCCGGCTTGCTCTGGCTCATGTACGAG
The window above is part of the Hyalangium gracile genome. Proteins encoded here:
- a CDS encoding FadR/GntR family transcriptional regulator, whose protein sequence is MEHKGLVSRVSEQLERIIARGQLPKGGQLPSEQTLAKRYGVSRATIRGALQDLAARGLVVRHPGRRSRAATLDEALTLESLRLVLPAEGPEAEGRRRLLEGFFALKREVTVELLAACCEHGRARELTALEDGCFALADETRWNEERRAWVQREFELLRRAARAADRPGHMLLIQSLERSFWGIAEWVLPHLQPGAIDAWARCAMYALGERDAQSLRHQLPALLRAADEGLLDSLVPIREEPTPPEPSTPASSVEEPGSGADCPNLSTCQTGSVQALAPGELHADGAPAHADMGSGPLCPVDATDPLSPCKGHGSSSNPGCDSTSVSSGDVSAPPPGQPDSPAALHAALPPSLPLEPGPDGSGEADASMSGSEAGPGTPESGSSMLPACESQLLSSDRAPGCGVRRAGCEGRARGEAAGVCARCRT
- a CDS encoding AEC family transporter encodes the protein MSSVIGLLGVCLVLGGLARRSGRFPPQTAQVLNTFVINVALPALVLRVVHRLEFRPELVVAAASPWVIFLGAVGLFRWLGPRLGLGRASVAALVLTGGLSNTAFVGLPMAEALLGREGLSVAVVVDQLGTFLVFATLATIFAARAAAGDEALSRATLLRKVVLFPPFMALVTALALHPWSFPGWLETLLERLGSTLTPLTLFSVGFQLQLAGLRSRAGALTLGLGYKLVLAPALVLLGLWAVPVAPIVREAMLLQNAMAPMVSGAILAAEHELDPDLAALMVGFGIPLSFLTVPLWLWLAPHMA
- a CDS encoding GNAT family N-acetyltransferase encodes the protein MLLLPPDSGLTARRIDENDTAALQALCEACTDYHELIYGQPAAPDEASQLLRMLPPGKTLADKLIFGLFTPRPRLCGVLDVARDYREPGEWYLGLLLLEPAVRGHGQGERVLRALEDWARSQGARRMRLACAEQNEAGRRFWERQGYRVDRRFPPRRMGVRDTVLLEFLRELTQGHAESRSKSSAE
- a CDS encoding type IV pilin protein, with translation MRLCLTAVLAALWVGCSTTPPTPPAPPPPPPLSPEAAAVFARAEAPGPGAALVVNLDALEELGLVAKGPTLRQLANVATFAMAQLSTGEDSDARLFARGAVVSALLREWAKLPSLRRVGFVVPSDRFLEEGPPALAQTAVGALAVDEGSPDNAQLLAGLVALVRSVAEELSREGAEVSVSLRGQDLCVEGAELDMPLCIRPRRGLLLFGSPTALTAFEALPPVAAPAAAPGQAPLLMGFRLELGAKGRGRLALTGRDAVQLALNLEGVAPRDVGTLEAVTKKALSDYDTHQSEVLQRIAAGLAEVQRSIAQDANAPASLKQAASALTAQRVVDEQGYWAQTRQSLQLSSAQDRFSVSLTVPSGAVKELSEAIAAGGAPVAVMGILGAVAIPNFMRFQSRARQTEVTTNLKSAFTYQRAYFQEKDRWGRTFEELGFAPEPGRRYTYCMGKQCLPCDAPGCKVSPPPSPCQGLTSVGQGPRDGFSICAYANLDSDDTWDVWVIDQDGEPQHLSNDME